One genomic segment of Labrus bergylta chromosome 17, fLabBer1.1, whole genome shotgun sequence includes these proteins:
- the LOC109995620 gene encoding pre-B-cell leukemia transcription factor 3-like produces the protein MVDQSPLMEALSGVTLYGLSVPLLHIQDGSDQEERKQETGSVLHQIMTITEQSLEEAQAKKHGLNCHRMKPALFTVLCEIKEKTGLSIRGVHEEEPPDAQLIRLDNMLLAEGVSGPDKDGGAALAAAGGATDNSIEHVDYRAKLTQIRQIYHTELEKYEQACSEFTAHVMNLLREQSRTRPISPREIERMVKIIHRKFSSIQVQLKQSTCEAVMILRSRFLDARRKRRNFSKQATEILNEYFYSHLSNPYPSEEAKEELAKKCSISVSQGGGSCITVSQVSNWFGNKRIRYKKNIGKFQEEANLYAAKTAVSVAQTVADVSPDTKSSGSLKLKNSMFTSMPRVNGLPNCRAQVGAGVLSQADTIHHAISLTGFSDLGLRQPLYGSHGLNVNVGWHDALRPPSVTSLSEEPASAHSDTSN, from the exons ATGGTGGATCAGAGTCCGTTGATGGAGGCTCTGAGCGGGGTGACTCTGTACGGTCTCTCGGTGCCGCTGCTTCACATCCAAGATGGATCagaccaggaggagaggaagcaggAGACCGGGAGTGTTCTACATCAGATCATGACCATCACGGAGCAGAGTCTGGAGGAGGCGCAGGCAAa gaaACACGGGTTGAACTGTCACAGGATGAAGCCGGCTCTCTTCACTGTCCTCTGTGaaatcaaagagaaaacag gTCTGAGTATCCGCGGGGTGCATGAAGAAGAGCCTCCAGACGCTCAGCTGATCCGACTGGACAACATGCTGCTGGCAGAGGGGGTGTCGGGACCGGACAAGGACGGTGGAGCAGCGCTGGCTGCGGCGGGCGGAGCGACCGATAACTCCATCGAACACGTCGACTACAGAGCCAAGCTGACACAGATCAGACAGATCTATCACACAGAGCTGGAGAAATATGAACAG GCGTGCAGTGAGTTCACCGCCCATGTGATGAACCTGCTGAGGGAGCAGTCTCGGACTCGACCCATCTCACCTCGAGAGATCGAGCGCATGGTGAAGATCATCCACAGAAAGTTCAGCTCCATCCAGGTGCAGCTCAAACAGAGCACCTGTGAGGCCGTCATGATCCTGCGCTCAAGGTTCCTCGATGCCAG aCGAAAAAGGCGAAACTTTAGCAAACAGGCCACAGAAATCCTGAATGAATATTTTTACTCACACCTGAGCAACCCGTACCCCAGTGAGGAGGCCAAAGAGGAGCTCGCTAAAAAGTGCAGCATCTCCGTTTCACAg GGTGGGGGGAGCTGCATCACAGTGTCTCAG GTTTCTAACTGGTTCGGAAACAAGAGGATCAGATATAAGAAGAACATCGGGAAGTTTCAGGAGGAGGCGAATCTGTACGCAGCCAAGACGGCGGTGTCAGTAGCTCAGACTGTGGCTGACGTCTCTCCAGACACAAAATCCTCAG GTTCTTTAAAGCTCAAAAACTCCATGTTCACCAGCATGCCGAGGGTTAATGGGCTCCCTAACTGCCGGGCTCAAGTTGGAGCAGGTGTACTTTCACAG gCAGATACCATTCACCATGCTATCAGTCTGACAGGGTTCAGTGATCTTGGCCTCAGACAACCGTTGTACGGCTCTCACGGCCTTAAT GTGAACGTTGGCTGGCACGATGCTCTGAGACCTCCGTCAGTGACCTCGCTGAGTGAGGAACCAGCCAGTGCACATTCTGATACGTCAAACTGA